In the genome of Osmerus mordax isolate fOsmMor3 chromosome 15, fOsmMor3.pri, whole genome shotgun sequence, one region contains:
- the LOC136957874 gene encoding dermatan-sulfate epimerase-like protein produces MIMKTIMTLKMPFTMTIKVILYSVFLLALLAVGTAFSGVFNGSEKYIFTDDLLQLKLTQGKAPEHRKLQSTNSHPNLYFSQADVQLLRQRSTTTHSHIFKVIRGAVLTMLSNAPLYMPPMKHDEFTSKWNEIYGNNLPPLALYCLLSPEDSGALQFLLKFMDRMADYPDWKVTSAPNDEVPMAHSLTGFATAYDFIYSLLDEQRRNVYLKKIRSETVKLYELSKYRGWGKQYLQNHQTTNILAIMTGALVIGTHDDPDSMIWKQVSVNYMEKTMFLLNHVVDGSLDEGVAYGSYTAKSITQYVFLAQRHFNIDNMQNNWLRGHFWFYYATLLPGFQRTVGIADSNYNWFYGPESQLIFLDTFVLKNGTGNWLAQQIRKHRPKDGPMGQSSAQRWTTLFTEYIWYNAHLAPQPPQGFGNAGMHIFSNWGVVTYGAGLPNGQGNTFVSFKSGKLGGRAVYDIVHSKPYSWVDGWNSFNPGHEHPDQNSFTFAPNGQVFVSEALYGPKYSYLNNVLVFSPSPTSQCNSPWEGQLGECAKWLRWTDAGVGDSAGEVIAASSHRDTMFVSGEAAPAYSPAMRLKSVYRALVLLNSQTLLVLDHVEKWDDSPVTSLSAFFHNLDIDFKYVPFKFMDRYNGALMDVWDAHYKMFWFDTEGISPVTRIQEAEQAAEFKKRWTQYVNVTFPIRGPVARVAYIMHGPHVKVSNCRFIDNSKNGVRLSLIINNTEKIVSVVTNYKDIGARLSYLGFGGHAKVEDRHQMVRFGLGTELVPKQNPTDNQLFDFGFTVNVIAGAILCVAICFLTLQRKFYVCFSRLMRYALLSVLTLWIAELLFVSSSCDQLLCGVKWKSASANPEVNKQIRLYDQHRFLLPTVVITTLPGSGSDILKHLFHNTSDFLYLRVPTEHVDIPETEFEFDSLVDACEWSRSDAVRGRFKIIQGWLHSLVHNTKLHLQNIQLVESSRVKAPPRAGPSRDRRRRARRREPAAELKGKLRASLDRDAEYVREMRRHVAEYPNARVVLNMRSGSWALKLPFIQEVVGPAMRTIYLVRDPRAWIYLMLYNSKPSLYSLKNIPQHLSLIFKEDASREGCPTSAPEFKMIRRLLSHSEANAVLILAHLWLAHTSAALRVSGSLSLESNLQVKFEDVVNFPQETAERIHSFLGVPVSPSALNQLMFTTSTNLYNLMYEGDISPANIDIWRQNMPGKDIRLIEETCWIVMKRLGYSRFVS; encoded by the coding sequence ATGATAATGAAGACAATAATGACATTGAAAATGCCTTTTACCATGACTATCAAAGTGATTTTGTATTCAGTGTTTTTACTGGCACTGTTGGCAGTGGGAACAGCATTCTCTGGAgttttcaatggttcagaaaaatatattttcacagATGACTTACTGCAGCTCAAGCTCACCCAGGGCAAGGCACCGGAGCATCGGAAACTCCAGTCTACAAACTCTCATCCTAACCTCTATTTCAGCCAAGCAGATGTACAGCTTCTGAGACAAAgatccaccaccacacacagtcacattttCAAAGTCATCAGGGGCGCAGTCCTGACCATGCTATCAAATGCACCCCTGTACATGCCACCTATGAAACACGATGAGTTTACCAGCAAGTGGAATGAGATTTACGGGAACAACCTGCCGCCTCTTGCCCTCTATTGCCTGCTATCCCCAGAGGACTCGGGTGCCCTCCAGTTCCTTCTCAAGTTCATGGATAGGATGGCTGATTACCCAGACTGGAAGGTGACCAGCGCTCCGAATGACGAGGTGCCCATGGCTCACTCTCTCACAGGGTTTGCCACTGCCTATGACTTCATCTACTCACTCCTGGACGAGCAGCGACGGAATGTTTACCTCAAGAAGATTCGCTCAGAGACGGTGAAGCTGTACGAGCTTTCTAAGTACAGAGGTTGGGGAAAGCAGTATCTCCAAAACCACCAAACCACCAACATATTAGCCATCATGACGGGCGCTTTAGTGATAGGCACACACGACGACCCAGATTCGATGATTTGGAAACAGGTGTCGGTGAACTATATGGAGAAGACGATGTTCCTGCTGAATCACGTCGTGGACGGCTCCCTGGACGAGGGGGTTGCCTACGGGAGCTACACGGCCAAGTCCATCACGCAGTACGTGTTTCTGGCCCAGCGCCATTTCAACATCGATAACATGCAAAACAACTGGCTGCGCGGACACTTCTGGTTCTACTACGCCACTTTGCTGCCCGGCTTCCAGAGAACCGTAGGCATCGCTGACTCCAACTACAATTGGTTTTATGGCCCTGAGAGCCAGCTCATCTTCCTGGACACATTTGTTTTGAAGAACGGGACCGGCAACTGGCTGGCCCAGCAGATTAGGAAGCACCGGCCGAAGGATGGCCCCATGGGGCAGTCCTCGGCTCAGCGCTGGACTACCCTCTTCACTGAGTACATCTGGTACAACGCCCACCTGGCCCCGCAGCCTCCTCAGGGCTTTGGCAATGCAGGGATGCACATCTTCTCCAACTGGGGGGTGGTGACATATGGGGCGGGACTGCCTAATGGCCAGGGGAACACTTTTGTCTCCTTTAAGTCAGGGAAGCTTGGTGGCCGAGCTGTGTATGACATAGTCCACTCCAAGCCGTACTCCTGGGTGGACGGATGGAACAGCTTCAACCCCGGGCACGAGCACCCTGACCAGAACTCGTTCACCTTCGCTCCCAACGGGCAGGTGTTTGTGTCCGAGGCGTTGTACGGTCCTAAGTACAGCTACCTGAACAACGTGCTGGTTTTCAGCCCGTCCCCCACCAGCCAGTGTAATTCTCCCTGGGAGGGGCAGCTGGGGGAGTGTGCAAAGTGGTTACGCTGGACCGACGCCGGGGTGGGGGACTCTGCGGGGGAGGTGATTGCTGCCTCCTCGCACAGAGACACCATGTTTGTGAGCGGGGAGGCGGCGCCTGCCTACTCCCCCGCCATGAGGCTGAAGAGCGTGTACCGAGCTCTGGTGCTGCTCAACTCCCAGACTCTGCTGGTGCTGGACCACGTGGAGAAGTGGGATGACTCACCCGTGACCTCGCTCAGCGCGTTCTTTCACAATTTAGACATTGACTTCAAGTATGTGCCCTTTAAGTTCATGGACAGGTATAACGGAGCGCTGATGGACGTCTGGGATGCCCATTATAAGATGTTCTGGTTTGACACAGAGGGGATCAGCCCTGTTACTAGAATACAGGAGGCAGAACAGGCAGCCGAGTTTAAGAAAAGGTGGACTCAGTATGTCAACGTCACGTTCCCTATCAGAGGACCTGTAGCCAGAGTAGCCTACATAATGCATGGACCTCACGTCAAAGTGTCAAACTGCAGATTTATAGACAACAGCAAAAATGGAGTAAGACTCTCTCTAATCATCAACAACACAGAGAAGATTGTGTCTGTTGTGACAAACTATAAGGATATAGGAGCCCGTTTAAGTTATCTAGGCTTTGGGGGTCACGCCAAAGTGGAGGACAGACATCAGATGGTTCGCTTCGGCTTGGGAACGGAGCTTGTCCCCAAACAAAACCCGACTGACAATCAGCTGTTTGATTTTGGATTCACAGTCAACGTGATAGCGGGAGCGATACTGTGTGTGGCGATATGTTTCCTCACGCTGCAGAGGAAGTTCTACGTGTGTTTCAGCAGGCTCATGCGCTACGCCCTCCTGTCCGTGCTCACGTTATGGATCGCCGAGCTGCTCTTTGTGTCCAGCAGCTGTGACCAGCTCCTTTGCGGGGTCAAGTGGAAAAGCGCCAGCGCCAACCCAGAGGTCAACAAACAAATCAGACTTTACGACCAACATCGTTTTCTCCTGCCCACCGTCGTCATAACAACGCTGCCTGGCTCCGGCTCCGACATCCTCAAGCACCTTTTCCACAACACCTCCGACTTCCTTTACCTACGCGTCCCCACGGAGCACGTGGACATCCCCGAGACGGAGTTCGAGTTCGACTCCCTGGTGGACGCTTGCGAGTGGTCCAGGTCGGACGCGGTGCGCGGACGCTTCAAGATCATCCAGGGCTGGCTGCACTCTCTGGTCCACAACACCAAGCTCCACCTCCAGAACATCCAGCTGGTGGAGAGCAGCCGGGTGAAGGCTCCCCCGAGGGCCGGGCCCTCCAGGGACCGCAGGAGGAGGGCCCGGAGGAGGGAGCCTGCCGCCGAGCTCAAAGGCAAGCTGAGGGCCAGTCTAGACCGGGACGCCGAGTACGTGAGGGAGATGAGACGCCACGTCGCGGAGTACCCGAACGCCCGTGTGGTCCTCAACATGCGGAGCGGCAGCTGGGCATTGAAACTGCCCTTCATCCAGGAAGTGGTGGGCCCGGCCATGAGAACCATCTATCTCGTCCGGGACCCCAGGGCATGGATCTATCTCATGCTTTACAACAGCAAACCCAGCCTGTACTCCTTAAAGAACATCCCCCAGCACCTGTCCCTGATATTCAAGGAGGATGCTTCCAGGGAAGGATGCCCGACTTCAGCCCCGGAGTTTAAGATGATCCGGAGGCTTCTCTCCCACTCTGAAGCCAACGCCGTCCTGATACTAGCCCACCTGTGGCTGGCCCACACCAGCGCAGCTCTGCGTGTGAGTGGGTCCTTGTCTCTGGAGTCCAACCTCCAGGTGAAGTTTGAGGACGTGGTCAACTTCCCCCAGGAGACGGCAGAGAGGATCCACTCCTTCTTGGGGGTTCCTGTCTCGCCCTCGGCCCTCAATCAGCTCATGTTCACCACCTCCACAAACTTGTACAACCTGATGTATGAGGGGGACATATCACCAGCCAATATTGACATATGGAGGCAGAATATGCCCGGTAAGGACATTAGACTGATAGAAGAGACGTGTTGGATTGTAATGAAGCGGCTGGGCTACTCCAGGTTTGTCAGTTAA